A window of Paenibacillus polygoni contains these coding sequences:
- a CDS encoding carbon-nitrogen family hydrolase: MVLLQSDIQIGKPDVNRKHMQELIQQAMEKNPNTDIIVMPEMWNTGYALTEVHELADPHGKKEREWLQEYAARYKVNIVAGSISEIVDEKIYNSMYVFNKEGKEVARYAKMHLFRLMDEEKYLASGEEPITFSFDGNWTAGASICYDIRFPELGRTLALAGAKVLFVPAEWPHPRLHHWRTLLMARAIENQMYVVSCNRVGVSKDTAFFGHSMIIDPWGEIVIEGGDQEEILTGSIDPALVDEVRGRIPVFEDRRPNLYFS; the protein is encoded by the coding sequence ATGGTACTGCTTCAGAGTGATATTCAGATTGGAAAGCCAGATGTTAACCGAAAACATATGCAGGAGCTTATACAGCAGGCGATGGAGAAGAATCCGAATACCGATATCATTGTAATGCCTGAGATGTGGAATACAGGATATGCACTGACAGAGGTTCATGAACTGGCTGATCCACATGGAAAGAAAGAACGAGAGTGGCTGCAAGAATATGCTGCACGCTATAAAGTAAATATTGTGGCAGGTTCTATATCTGAAATCGTAGATGAAAAAATTTATAACAGTATGTACGTATTTAATAAAGAAGGAAAAGAAGTGGCACGTTATGCAAAAATGCATTTATTTAGGCTCATGGATGAAGAGAAGTACCTTGCATCAGGGGAAGAGCCGATTACTTTCAGTTTTGACGGTAACTGGACTGCCGGAGCTTCAATTTGTTATGACATCCGTTTTCCTGAACTTGGAAGGACGCTTGCCTTAGCTGGGGCAAAGGTATTATTTGTGCCCGCAGAATGGCCGCATCCACGGCTACATCACTGGCGTACTTTACTTATGGCTAGAGCCATTGAGAATCAGATGTATGTGGTATCATGCAACCGGGTTGGCGTTAGTAAAGATACCGCTTTTTTTGGACACTCGATGATCATTGACCCGTGGGGGGAAATTGTAATTGAAGGTGGAGATCAAGAGGAAATTCTTACAGGTTCGATTGATCCGGCGCTGGTAGATGAGGTGCGTGGAAGAATTCCGGTGTTTGAAGATCGCAGACCAAACCTTTATTTTTCATAA
- a CDS encoding glutamate-5-semialdehyde dehydrogenase produces the protein MSEVQTKALKAKETTAILASLSSDVKNAALLVMADALIQEQSSIMEANKLDLARGEENGTPAAMLDRLSLNEERIHSISEGLRQIAELNDPIGDILEVIHRPNGLRIEKERVPLGLIGIIYEARPNVTVDAIGLSLKTGNAVVLRGGSSALSSNQKIVEVLKQALKSTPVPSEAIQLIEDSNRASVNEMLKCKGLLDVIIPRGGASLIQNVVENATVPVIETGAGICHTYIAADADEQMAADIALNAKVQRPSVCNSMETLLIHKDYGNEKIVKLAEAFQNSSVELRGCPAFVKLVPWAVPATSADYSTEYNDYVLNVRIVADLREALDHIAQYSTMHSECIVTEDEATAAKFMQDVDAAAVYHNASTRFTDGFEFGYGAEIGISTQKLHARGPMGLPALTSTKYRIYGTGQIRQ, from the coding sequence ATGAGCGAAGTACAAACGAAAGCATTAAAGGCAAAAGAAACGACCGCAATACTAGCAAGTCTATCCTCTGATGTTAAGAACGCAGCCCTTCTTGTCATGGCAGATGCACTGATTCAGGAGCAGTCTTCTATAATGGAAGCCAACAAGCTCGATCTTGCGCGTGGTGAGGAAAATGGGACTCCTGCTGCCATGCTTGATCGCCTCAGCTTGAATGAAGAACGGATTCACAGTATTTCAGAAGGACTTCGGCAGATTGCTGAGCTGAATGACCCTATCGGAGATATTCTCGAAGTTATTCATCGTCCTAACGGCCTTCGCATTGAAAAAGAACGTGTTCCGCTTGGACTGATTGGCATCATCTACGAAGCTAGACCCAATGTTACAGTGGATGCAATTGGACTAAGCCTCAAAACCGGAAACGCTGTGGTGCTGCGGGGCGGCTCCTCTGCGCTTTCATCAAACCAAAAGATTGTAGAAGTATTAAAACAAGCGCTGAAATCTACGCCGGTTCCATCTGAAGCGATCCAGTTGATCGAAGACTCAAATCGTGCTTCAGTAAATGAAATGTTAAAATGCAAAGGTCTCCTTGATGTCATTATTCCTCGAGGCGGCGCCTCTCTCATTCAAAATGTGGTTGAAAATGCAACGGTTCCTGTTATTGAAACGGGTGCTGGAATCTGCCACACCTATATTGCTGCTGACGCTGATGAGCAAATGGCTGCTGATATTGCTCTTAATGCAAAAGTGCAACGTCCATCGGTATGCAACTCAATGGAGACACTTTTAATTCATAAGGATTATGGTAATGAGAAAATTGTAAAACTGGCAGAAGCATTTCAGAATTCTTCTGTTGAGCTTCGCGGTTGTCCTGCCTTTGTTAAGCTTGTTCCGTGGGCAGTACCCGCTACTTCGGCTGATTACAGTACAGAATATAACGATTATGTCCTGAATGTGCGGATTGTTGCTGATCTAAGGGAAGCGCTGGATCATATCGCGCAGTATAGTACGATGCACTCCGAGTGTATTGTTACTGAGGATGAGGCTACCGCGGCGAAATTCATGCAAGATGTAGACGCAGCAGCCGTCTATCACAATGCATCAACACGTTTTACGGATGGATTTGAATTCGGTTATGGTGCAGAAATCGGAATCAGCACTCAAAAACTGCATGCACGCGGACCTATGGGTCTTCCTGCACTAACCTCAACAAAATATCGTATTTACGGAACTGGACAAATCAGACAATAA
- a CDS encoding DUF3889 domain-containing protein, with the protein MKSSVTSKIKRKLAAGSFLLILCSSSIGFPYQMPSAHAEPAYAKWGVIAVKKAETKYGAPVKDYAHIGRTVISESIAEEKFRLLIKKENKELTVEVTVRFNPKTDELSNVDFATVR; encoded by the coding sequence TTGAAAAGTTCAGTTACCAGTAAAATAAAACGAAAGCTTGCTGCAGGTTCATTCCTGCTCATTCTATGTTCCTCAAGCATAGGATTTCCGTATCAGATGCCTTCTGCCCATGCTGAACCTGCATATGCAAAGTGGGGCGTCATTGCAGTAAAGAAAGCTGAGACCAAGTATGGTGCTCCAGTGAAGGATTATGCTCACATTGGAAGAACCGTTATATCAGAATCGATCGCCGAGGAGAAATTTCGTCTATTAATAAAAAAAGAAAATAAGGAATTGACTGTTGAGGTTACCGTCCGATTTAATCCGAAAACCGATGAATTATCAAATGTTGATTTTGCAACTGTTCGTTAG
- the proB gene encoding glutamate 5-kinase — translation MSSRIVIKIGSSSLTTDTGSLHKEAVSFFAAEIAALHAEGHEVLLVTSGAVAAGFGHIGYTSRPKLLHEKQAAAAVGQALLMQAYQQAFAGHEIKTAQILLTRTDFLNRKRMGNAIMTIDELLKQRVIPIINENDTVSVDELKFGDNDMLSALVAGFIKASKLLILTDTDGLYSADPRKQADAVKYDRIDEITDEIYAIAGGSGSVVGTGGMRSKVDAAKVATRGGVPVFVGRVLEQGDMKAAFYDRGKGTYFDTRLNSLPRKKQWLGFMSSPLGSVQVDLGAEKALLHDGHSLLPVGVQEVQGHFQAGDVIEVINMTGDIIGRGIVNYDEEQLRLIRGLSSQEVLKKLEGNMSRLEVVHRDEWITLK, via the coding sequence GTGTCTTCTCGCATTGTTATTAAAATTGGCAGCAGTTCTTTAACCACGGATACAGGATCATTACATAAAGAAGCCGTATCATTCTTCGCAGCAGAGATTGCTGCACTCCACGCCGAAGGTCATGAAGTGCTTCTTGTCACTTCTGGAGCCGTTGCTGCCGGATTCGGTCACATTGGCTACACATCCCGGCCCAAGCTGCTACATGAAAAACAAGCGGCTGCGGCTGTTGGGCAGGCTCTTCTTATGCAAGCATATCAACAAGCATTTGCGGGTCATGAAATCAAGACAGCACAAATCCTGCTGACAAGAACCGATTTCCTAAACCGCAAACGAATGGGAAATGCCATCATGACGATTGATGAGCTGTTAAAACAGCGAGTGATCCCCATCATTAATGAAAATGATACCGTATCTGTGGATGAGCTCAAATTCGGGGATAACGATATGCTGTCAGCGCTTGTCGCTGGATTTATTAAAGCAAGTAAACTCCTTATTTTAACGGATACCGATGGATTATATTCTGCTGACCCCCGGAAACAGGCGGATGCAGTCAAATATGACCGAATTGATGAAATCACGGATGAAATCTATGCGATTGCTGGCGGAAGCGGTTCGGTCGTCGGTACAGGCGGTATGCGTTCCAAAGTTGATGCAGCCAAGGTTGCTACTAGAGGCGGAGTCCCCGTCTTTGTAGGGCGTGTCCTGGAACAGGGGGACATGAAAGCAGCTTTTTATGATAGAGGAAAAGGCACTTACTTTGATACCCGTCTTAATTCTCTCCCTCGAAAAAAACAGTGGCTTGGATTCATGTCCTCCCCCCTCGGCTCTGTACAAGTCGATCTTGGAGCAGAAAAAGCACTGCTTCACGACGGTCACAGCCTGCTCCCTGTAGGAGTACAAGAAGTTCAAGGTCATTTCCAAGCCGGTGATGTCATTGAAGTTATTAATATGACAGGAGATATCATCGGACGCGGTATCGTAAATTACGATGAGGAGCAGCTACGTCTGATTAGAGGACTTTCAAGTCAGGAAGTTCTTAAAAAACTTGAAGGAAACATGAGCCGTTTGGAAGTCGTTCATCGGGATGAATGGATTACACTGAAATAA
- the leuD gene encoding 3-isopropylmalate dehydratase small subunit: MEAFTKLTGIVAPVDRVNVDTDAIIPKQFLKRIERTGFGQFLFYEWRFDQEGNEITSFSLNQPEYKGASVLLSRANFGCGSSREHAPWAIMDFGFRCVIAPSFADIFYNNCFKNGILPIKLSEEQVEDLFQRTSQHDGYQLNIDLTNKTITDAYGLEIHFDLDEHRRQFLLQGLDDIGLTLQHADAISEYENKHSSILFG, encoded by the coding sequence ATGGAGGCTTTTACTAAATTAACAGGTATTGTAGCACCCGTTGACCGGGTAAACGTGGATACAGATGCGATTATCCCAAAACAGTTTTTGAAACGAATTGAGCGTACAGGATTTGGACAATTTCTTTTTTACGAATGGAGATTTGACCAAGAAGGCAATGAGATCACTTCATTTTCATTGAATCAGCCGGAATATAAAGGAGCATCAGTACTCCTTTCCCGAGCTAACTTTGGATGTGGTTCTTCTCGTGAACATGCGCCATGGGCTATTATGGACTTTGGATTTCGCTGTGTCATTGCCCCTTCTTTTGCCGATATCTTCTATAATAACTGTTTCAAAAATGGAATTCTTCCGATCAAATTATCTGAAGAACAAGTCGAAGATCTATTTCAGCGTACAAGTCAGCATGATGGCTATCAGTTGAACATTGATCTTACGAATAAAACGATTACGGATGCTTACGGTCTAGAGATTCATTTTGACCTTGACGAGCACCGCAGACAGTTCCTTCTGCAAGGGCTTGATGATATCGGTTTGACTTTACAGCATGCAGATGCCATTTCGGAGTATGAAAACAAGCACTCTTCCATTTTGTTCGGCTAA
- a CDS encoding LysR family transcriptional regulator, whose protein sequence is MELRQLQYALQIAAEKNFSRAAEKLHIAQPSLSQQLSKLEKELGVLLFQRNTSSVELTHAGASFVSKASDILDAVELLKQEMSDISQLRKGKVIVGSMPITGSHLLPHVLPTFRENYPDIEITLLEDSSMNLEKLTASGKSDLSLLSLPLQEPSLSYIEIGEERIDLAVPKDHPLALRDPASSSQVRLEELAEESFVVLKKGQGFRKLTFDLCQAAGFEPKVVFESNNMETVQSLVATGMGITLVPRFIARAPSSEFVPVYLPIEDTPSRTLVIAYRKGRYLSGAAEAFIETFRTTIKEMSTELEK, encoded by the coding sequence ATGGAACTGAGACAACTACAATACGCACTGCAAATCGCAGCAGAAAAAAATTTTTCAAGGGCTGCTGAAAAACTTCACATTGCTCAGCCCTCCCTAAGCCAACAGTTATCTAAGCTTGAGAAAGAACTGGGGGTTTTACTTTTCCAGCGCAACACTAGTTCGGTAGAGTTAACTCATGCAGGCGCTTCTTTTGTATCCAAAGCAAGTGACATCCTTGATGCTGTTGAACTTCTTAAGCAAGAGATGTCGGATATCTCTCAGCTTCGTAAAGGAAAAGTCATTGTTGGGAGTATGCCGATTACAGGCTCTCATCTGTTGCCGCATGTCCTTCCTACCTTTCGCGAAAATTACCCTGATATCGAAATCACTTTGCTCGAGGACTCTTCTATGAATCTTGAAAAGTTAACAGCCAGCGGCAAAAGTGACCTCAGCTTGTTATCCCTTCCTCTTCAAGAGCCTTCCCTCTCTTACATTGAGATTGGCGAAGAAAGGATTGATCTAGCCGTACCCAAAGATCATCCTCTCGCACTCCGTGATCCCGCTTCTTCGTCTCAAGTGAGGTTAGAAGAACTTGCTGAAGAATCGTTTGTGGTGCTAAAAAAAGGCCAGGGTTTTCGCAAATTGACCTTTGACTTGTGCCAAGCAGCAGGGTTTGAACCTAAGGTGGTCTTTGAGAGCAATAACATGGAAACCGTACAATCCCTTGTAGCTACTGGTATGGGAATCACTCTTGTTCCTCGGTTTATCGCAAGGGCGCCGAGCAGTGAATTTGTTCCTGTATACCTGCCAATCGAAGATACGCCAAGTCGTACACTCGTAATTGCTTACCGTAAAGGCCGCTATCTATCTGGAGCTGCGGAAGCTTTTATAGAGACCTTCCGAACTACGATTAAGGAAATGTCTACCGAATTGGAAAAATAA
- a CDS encoding pyridoxal phosphate-dependent aminotransferase, whose product MNSSHAQPAKSRFTIKPAEIMNHLPTQFFATLVQNVNREIMAGHDVINLGQGNPDTPTPKHIVSSLQEAAENPLYHKYSPFSGFPFLKEAIAHRYKEDYGVELDPETEVAILFGGKTGLVELPQVLLNPGDVCLVPDPGYPDYWSGVALAKAEMSFMPLLASNGFLPDYSAISEQDANKAKLMFLNYPNNPTAAIAPSSFYEDTVEFAAKNGIVVASDFAYGAIGFDGHRPISFLETPGAKEVGVEFYTLSKTYNMAGWRVGFALGNAEIIRLINQLQDHMYVSLFGGIQAAAQTALTSSQHCVTELVARYESRRDALFSELGNIGYNANKPGGSFFSWLPVPKGYTSASFADLLLREAKVAVAPGIGFGQHGEGYVRIGLLSDEERLREAARRIGKLGLF is encoded by the coding sequence ATGAACTCTTCTCATGCTCAGCCTGCAAAGTCCAGATTTACGATCAAACCTGCTGAGATTATGAATCATCTGCCTACTCAGTTTTTTGCTACGCTTGTTCAGAATGTAAACCGTGAGATCATGGCAGGACATGATGTCATTAATCTAGGACAAGGAAATCCGGATACACCTACTCCAAAGCATATCGTATCTTCCTTGCAAGAAGCAGCGGAGAATCCGCTTTATCATAAATATTCACCATTTAGCGGCTTTCCCTTTCTAAAGGAAGCGATTGCCCACCGCTATAAAGAGGACTATGGTGTTGAGCTCGATCCTGAAACGGAAGTAGCCATATTATTTGGAGGAAAAACAGGGCTTGTTGAACTTCCCCAAGTTCTGCTTAATCCTGGAGATGTGTGTCTCGTGCCTGACCCAGGTTATCCGGATTACTGGTCCGGAGTTGCTCTTGCCAAGGCTGAAATGTCATTTATGCCGCTGCTTGCGTCTAATGGCTTCTTGCCTGACTACAGTGCGATTTCAGAACAAGATGCCAATAAAGCAAAACTAATGTTTCTCAATTATCCGAATAACCCGACAGCTGCTATTGCTCCAAGCTCTTTCTATGAAGATACGGTAGAATTTGCGGCTAAGAATGGAATTGTGGTGGCAAGTGACTTTGCCTATGGCGCTATTGGTTTTGACGGACATCGTCCTATCAGTTTTTTAGAAACACCAGGAGCCAAAGAAGTAGGCGTTGAATTCTACACTTTATCCAAAACCTATAATATGGCAGGATGGAGAGTTGGTTTTGCTCTTGGAAATGCCGAGATTATCAGACTTATTAATCAACTACAAGACCATATGTATGTAAGCTTATTCGGGGGCATTCAGGCAGCCGCACAGACGGCACTTACTTCTTCTCAGCACTGTGTAACTGAGCTTGTGGCCCGCTATGAATCACGGCGAGATGCGCTGTTTAGTGAACTCGGAAATATAGGATACAACGCAAACAAACCAGGCGGTTCCTTCTTTAGCTGGCTTCCTGTGCCCAAAGGCTATACTTCAGCTTCGTTCGCTGACCTTCTGCTTCGTGAGGCAAAAGTAGCGGTAGCACCGGGCATTGGTTTTGGACAACATGGGGAAGGTTACGTGCGAATAGGACTGCTGAGTGATGAAGAAAGACTGCGGGAAGCAGCGAGACGAATCGGAAAGCTCGGGTTGTTTTAG
- the proC gene encoding pyrroline-5-carboxylate reductase, producing the protein MSGIRTLIQKKVAFYGAGSMAEAIARGLISRGVLSPSSITMMNRSNRERLQELENKYGVITARETAAKEDVLQTTDVIILSMKPKDAAEALRYLGPLLSPGQLVVSVIAGMTIETMQTLLGKKHPVVRTMPNTSSTIGLGATGIAFSEEVSDEDQHLVRTLFEAVGIVTIVDESTIETLTGISGSGPAYIYYMMEAMMEAGVRGGLSSEQARDLTVQTVLGAARMVQQTGESPQDLRKKVTSPNGSTEAAIGVLAKGHFKETVHAAVDRCAERSREMGNALKEEIN; encoded by the coding sequence ATGAGCGGAATTCGTACACTCATTCAGAAAAAAGTAGCTTTTTACGGAGCTGGGTCTATGGCAGAAGCCATTGCAAGAGGGCTTATATCAAGGGGTGTACTCTCTCCTTCCTCCATCACCATGATGAACCGCAGCAATAGGGAACGACTTCAGGAACTTGAAAATAAATATGGCGTCATTACGGCACGTGAAACGGCTGCCAAAGAAGATGTGCTGCAAACGACGGATGTCATTATCCTTTCAATGAAACCCAAAGATGCAGCAGAAGCCCTTCGTTATCTAGGACCGCTTCTATCTCCAGGGCAACTCGTAGTGTCGGTTATAGCCGGCATGACTATAGAAACAATGCAGACGCTGCTTGGCAAAAAGCATCCGGTTGTCCGCACGATGCCAAATACGTCCAGTACGATTGGACTTGGTGCAACCGGAATCGCTTTTTCAGAAGAAGTGAGTGACGAAGATCAGCATTTAGTCCGTACTTTATTTGAAGCGGTAGGCATTGTCACGATCGTCGATGAATCTACAATTGAAACCTTAACCGGGATCTCGGGAAGCGGGCCTGCCTACATCTATTACATGATGGAAGCCATGATGGAAGCTGGTGTAAGGGGCGGACTCTCTTCTGAGCAAGCTCGTGATTTAACGGTTCAGACCGTACTTGGTGCAGCTCGAATGGTACAGCAAACGGGTGAAAGTCCGCAAGATTTACGCAAAAAGGTAACTTCCCCTAATGGATCAACGGAGGCGGCTATTGGTGTGCTAGCTAAAGGCCATTTCAAAGAGACTGTTCATGCTGCGGTGGATCGCTGTGCAGAGCGTTCCCGGGAAATGGGCAATGCCTTGAAGGAGGAAATCAATTGA
- the leuC gene encoding 3-isopropylmalate dehydratase large subunit, translating to MSKKTMFEKIWDNHVITQEEGKPSILYIDLHLVHEVTSPQAFEGLRLSGRKVRRPELTFATMDHNVPTKDRYNITDPISKQQIDTLSANCREFGVKLYDLDTLDQGVVHVMGPELGLTHPGKTIVCGDSHTSTHGAFGALAFGIGTSEVEHVLATQCLQQAKAKTMEVRFVGQRKPGVTAKDMILGVIAKYGTDFATGYVIEYTGEAIRSLSMEERMTVCNMSIEGGARAGMIAPDETTYQYLKGRQYVPKDTDFEAAKLRWDELTTDEGAEFDTVLEFDVESLIPQVTWGTSPGMGTDISSCVPVPAELPTENERKAAEKAIEYMGLIPGTPMADIEIDYVFIGSCTNGRIEDLRAAAEIAKGYKVSDRVTAIVVPGSGRVKIQAEEEGLDKVFIEAGFEWREAGCSMCLAMNPDVLQPGQRCASTSNRNFEGRQGRGGRTHLVSPAMAAAAAIKGRFVDVRDWKLKSEVAN from the coding sequence ATGAGCAAAAAGACGATGTTCGAAAAGATTTGGGATAATCATGTGATTACGCAAGAAGAAGGAAAGCCAAGCATTCTCTATATTGATTTGCACCTCGTTCATGAAGTTACCTCTCCGCAGGCATTTGAGGGTCTGCGTCTCAGCGGACGCAAGGTTCGCCGCCCCGAGCTTACTTTTGCTACGATGGACCATAACGTACCGACGAAAGATCGTTATAATATTACGGATCCGATCTCAAAACAGCAGATTGATACCCTTTCTGCAAACTGTCGGGAATTTGGGGTAAAGCTGTATGACCTAGATACCCTTGATCAAGGGGTCGTTCACGTAATGGGCCCAGAACTCGGTTTAACTCATCCTGGAAAAACAATCGTATGCGGTGACAGCCACACTTCCACACATGGTGCCTTTGGTGCACTTGCCTTTGGTATTGGAACGAGTGAAGTAGAACACGTACTCGCTACTCAATGTTTACAGCAAGCCAAAGCAAAGACCATGGAAGTTCGCTTTGTCGGCCAGCGTAAACCGGGCGTAACGGCTAAAGATATGATTCTTGGTGTTATCGCTAAGTACGGTACTGATTTTGCTACTGGGTATGTTATCGAGTATACAGGAGAAGCGATTCGCTCCCTCAGCATGGAAGAACGTATGACGGTATGTAATATGTCGATTGAAGGCGGAGCAAGAGCAGGAATGATCGCTCCAGACGAAACGACTTATCAATATCTTAAAGGTCGTCAGTATGTACCGAAAGACACTGATTTTGAAGCTGCAAAACTTAGATGGGATGAACTTACAACAGACGAAGGAGCAGAATTTGATACCGTTCTGGAGTTTGATGTAGAGTCTCTGATTCCACAAGTAACCTGGGGAACAAGTCCTGGTATGGGAACTGATATTTCTTCGTGTGTTCCGGTTCCAGCTGAACTTCCGACGGAAAACGAACGTAAAGCTGCTGAAAAAGCAATTGAATATATGGGACTTATCCCAGGAACTCCGATGGCTGATATTGAGATTGATTATGTATTTATTGGATCTTGTACAAATGGCCGTATTGAAGACCTTCGGGCAGCGGCCGAAATCGCAAAAGGATACAAAGTATCTGATCGTGTAACTGCCATTGTTGTACCAGGTTCAGGCCGAGTGAAAATCCAGGCGGAAGAAGAAGGGCTGGATAAAGTATTTATAGAGGCTGGTTTTGAATGGCGTGAAGCGGGATGCAGTATGTGTCTTGCTATGAATCCAGATGTGCTTCAACCAGGACAACGGTGTGCTTCCACATCTAACCGTAACTTTGAAGGTCGTCAAGGCCGAGGCGGACGGACTCATTTGGTATCGCCAGCAATGGCAGCAGCAGCAGCGATTAAAGGACGTTTTGTAGATGTTAGGGATTGGAAACTGAAATCAGAAGTTGCGAACTAA
- a CDS encoding N-acetylmuramoyl-L-alanine amidase family protein, with amino-acid sequence MKKLKILVALLCFVWLFPGYGQAAANIKIYLDGSQVSLSSGASAELISNKVMIPIRVVSEKLGYSVGWEQKTKTVTIIQDKKVIKMVVGKKTATVDGSNISLDTAPIIKKGTTLVPIRFIAEAMGMKVSWNNQTKSVYLESQNSGSGGETIQPPAAGSESDLTQVNGISFSDSKLMIATSGGAVPSAFAMTSPNRVVVDIPHSEFSSLFEGTQALDLTKSTAGQIIVDGYPGVEKVRYALFSESPSTIRVVVDLSKAMTYKLSTTSAGLITVTFNTSGGETTPTPTVKKTVVIDAGHGDQDPGAIGVTGKREKDFNLSLALKIQQLLKKESAINVIMTRDDDNFLKLSERVSLANKAKADLFLSIHANSGPAAATGSETYYNRTNSKSLASTVHKYMVQAAGLKDRGVKTGNFAVIRDTTMPAILLEVGFLSNKNDEAALFNETFQNRVAEGVVKGMKEYLNVK; translated from the coding sequence ATGAAAAAGTTAAAAATTTTGGTCGCGTTGCTCTGTTTTGTATGGTTATTTCCTGGATATGGACAAGCAGCCGCCAACATCAAGATTTATCTCGATGGTAGTCAGGTAAGCTTATCTTCTGGTGCAAGTGCTGAGCTCATCAGTAACAAAGTCATGATACCTATTCGTGTCGTCTCAGAAAAACTAGGATACAGCGTCGGTTGGGAACAGAAGACGAAGACGGTTACTATAATTCAAGATAAAAAAGTAATAAAAATGGTAGTAGGGAAAAAAACTGCCACCGTTGACGGTTCCAATATTAGTCTTGATACTGCTCCGATAATTAAAAAAGGAACGACGCTTGTTCCGATTCGTTTTATTGCAGAGGCAATGGGAATGAAAGTAAGTTGGAACAACCAAACGAAGTCCGTTTATCTTGAATCTCAAAATAGCGGATCTGGCGGTGAAACCATTCAGCCGCCTGCTGCAGGCAGTGAATCCGATTTAACTCAGGTGAATGGGATCAGCTTCTCAGACAGTAAACTTATGATCGCAACCAGCGGAGGAGCTGTACCTTCTGCCTTCGCAATGACTTCACCGAACCGGGTTGTCGTTGATATTCCTCATTCGGAATTCAGCAGTCTTTTTGAAGGGACGCAGGCGCTCGATCTGACAAAAAGTACAGCAGGGCAGATCATTGTGGATGGCTATCCAGGTGTGGAAAAAGTAAGGTACGCCCTCTTTAGTGAAAGTCCATCGACCATTCGTGTCGTAGTGGATCTGAGCAAAGCCATGACGTACAAGCTTTCAACAACCTCAGCAGGTCTCATTACCGTAACGTTTAACACAAGCGGAGGAGAAACAACGCCGACTCCAACGGTGAAGAAAACGGTGGTCATTGATGCGGGTCATGGGGATCAAGATCCAGGTGCTATTGGGGTAACAGGCAAGAGAGAAAAGGATTTTAATCTATCCCTTGCACTGAAAATTCAACAACTATTGAAAAAAGAGTCGGCTATTAACGTTATTATGACGCGGGATGATGATAATTTCCTCAAACTATCTGAACGTGTAAGTCTAGCGAATAAAGCGAAAGCAGACCTTTTCTTATCTATTCATGCGAATAGCGGACCGGCTGCTGCGACGGGTTCTGAAACCTATTACAATCGTACAAACAGTAAGTCTCTTGCAAGCACTGTCCACAAATATATGGTACAGGCAGCAGGACTGAAAGACCGCGGCGTAAAAACAGGAAACTTTGCAGTTATCCGTGATACAACCATGCCTGCTATTTTGCTAGAGGTTGGATTCCTATCCAACAAGAATGACGAAGCTGCACTCTTTAATGAAACATTCCAGAACCGAGTTGCTGAAGGTGTTGTCAAAGGCATGAAGGAATACTTAAATGTGAAATAA